The proteins below are encoded in one region of Borrelia duttonii Ly:
- the dnaX gene encoding DNA polymerase III subunit gamma/tau, with protein MISARGTAIKRRPRDFTSLEGQDFVVETLKHSIESNKIANAYIFSGPRGVGKTSSARAFSRCLNCQTGPTIMPCGTCFNCKSIDNDNSLDVIEIDGASNTSVQDVRQIKEEIMFPPANSRYRVYIIDEVHMLSNSAFNALLKTVEEPPNYIVFIFATTEVHKLPDTIKSRCQHFNFRLLPLDKIYEMLKCVCLEDDIKYEDEALKWIAYKSGGSVRDAYTLFDQIVSLSNSDIKFDQIRSKMGLTSDEFLEKLALSILNDDLKELLSVLDTVFLTGISCEQFLLDAIEFFREILFLKLDIKNIMFIGVKFESLKESLLNFDLKHVERSISVLLETYRDLQFSINPKYEIEINFIKILRLKNYIPNHLLIKQIQDIETKALNEINCDIDKINCDVNLKSELSDVPLMEPDNATEEEIPLKVKIQEPDVHCDSEDDDIDKIFIETKDNFDKIDDNDRIKETFIYLVSKYVQTLVYSGEVLIDGGVLYYKIFSGFEYNQLQAYQNEIRAEFCKEFPRLNVIFQKQFKDNDDEFDNEVLRVKNIFGASEVKE; from the coding sequence ATGATATCTGCAAGGGGTACTGCCATTAAGAGGCGTCCCAGAGATTTTACTTCTCTTGAAGGACAAGATTTTGTAGTTGAAACCTTAAAACATTCAATAGAAAGTAATAAGATAGCAAATGCTTATATATTTTCAGGACCACGAGGAGTTGGCAAAACTTCTTCTGCAAGAGCTTTTTCACGATGTTTAAATTGTCAAACAGGTCCAACAATTATGCCTTGTGGTACATGTTTTAATTGTAAATCTATTGATAACGATAATAGTCTTGATGTTATTGAGATTGATGGTGCTTCAAATACGTCTGTTCAAGATGTTAGGCAAATTAAAGAAGAAATAATGTTTCCTCCTGCCAATTCTAGGTATAGGGTTTATATTATTGATGAAGTTCATATGCTTTCAAATTCTGCTTTTAATGCTCTTTTGAAAACCGTAGAAGAACCCCCAAATTATATTGTTTTTATTTTTGCAACAACAGAGGTACACAAACTACCAGACACGATAAAAAGTAGATGTCAACATTTTAATTTTAGGCTTTTGCCTTTAGATAAAATTTATGAGATGTTAAAATGTGTTTGTTTAGAAGATGACATTAAGTACGAGGATGAAGCTTTAAAGTGGATTGCTTATAAGAGTGGAGGTAGCGTAAGGGATGCCTATACTCTCTTTGATCAAATTGTGTCATTGAGTAATTCTGATATAAAATTTGATCAAATCAGATCTAAGATGGGATTAACCAGTGACGAATTCTTGGAAAAATTAGCATTGAGCATTCTTAATGATGATTTAAAAGAGTTACTTAGTGTTTTAGATACTGTATTTTTAACAGGTATTTCATGTGAACAATTTCTTCTTGATGCAATTGAATTTTTTAGAGAAATATTATTTTTGAAATTAGACATCAAAAATATTATGTTTATTGGTGTTAAATTTGAAAGTTTAAAAGAATCTTTATTAAATTTTGATTTAAAACATGTTGAGAGAAGTATTAGTGTATTGCTTGAAACTTATAGGGATTTGCAATTTTCGATAAATCCTAAATATGAAATTGAGATTAATTTTATTAAGATACTTAGACTTAAAAATTATATCCCTAATCATCTTTTAATTAAGCAAATTCAGGATATTGAAACTAAAGCACTAAATGAAATAAATTGTGATATAGATAAAATAAATTGTGATGTCAATTTAAAATCAGAGCTAAGTGATGTGCCTTTGATGGAACCAGATAATGCTACTGAAGAAGAGATACCATTGAAAGTTAAGATTCAAGAGCCTGATGTACATTGTGATTCTGAGGATGATGATATTGATAAAATTTTTATAGAAACAAAGGATAATTTTGATAAGATCGATGATAATGATAGAATTAAAGAAACTTTTATTTACTTAGTGTCTAAGTATGTTCAAACTTTAGTGTATTCAGGAGAGGTTTTAATTGATGGTGGGGTGCTTTATTATAAAATTTTTAGTGGATTTGAATATAATCAACTACAGGCTTATCAAAATGAGATAAGGGCGGAATTTTGTAAAGAGTTTCCTAGATTAAATGTTATATTTCAAAAGCAATTTAAGGATAATGATGATGAGTTTGATAATGAGGTGCTGAGAGTCAAAAACATTTTTGGAGCAAGTGAAGTAAAGGAGTAA
- a CDS encoding YbaB/EbfC family nucleoid-associated protein, which yields MAVNPLDFLKNMSNFKDNIDNIKKEISQIVVCGRAGSDVVVVEMNGEFVVKKILIKEDFFNDLDNEALEHMIKSAFNDAVFKVKEEIKSKTMGSIPFGI from the coding sequence ATGGCAGTAAATCCATTAGATTTTTTGAAAAATATGTCAAATTTTAAAGATAATATTGATAATATTAAAAAAGAAATATCTCAAATTGTTGTTTGTGGTAGGGCAGGAAGTGATGTTGTTGTTGTTGAAATGAATGGGGAATTTGTTGTGAAAAAAATTTTAATTAAAGAAGATTTTTTTAATGATTTGGATAATGAAGCACTTGAACATATGATAAAATCTGCTTTTAATGATGCTGTTTTTAAAGTGAAAGAAGAAATAAAATCAAAAACAATGGGTTCTATTCCATTTGGGATTTAA
- the recR gene encoding recombination mediator RecR, whose amino-acid sequence MIIQDLIELVSKLPGIGKKTAARMVYDILYTGENFSRTLGQILIRLHLEIQKCKNCYNFAEEELCNICTNLNRNKGIICVVEMPQDLEVIEATKEYDGFYFVLHGHLDPLRNIGPDELNLNKLENYIKLLKAEEVIIATEFSIEGDVTANYISNLLKDLDINVTRIASGLPAGGSISNADKVTTLRALRLRLKM is encoded by the coding sequence TTGATTATACAAGATTTAATTGAATTAGTTTCTAAACTTCCAGGCATAGGAAAAAAAACAGCAGCACGAATGGTTTATGATATTTTGTATACCGGTGAAAATTTTTCAAGAACATTGGGACAAATTTTAATTAGACTTCATTTAGAGATACAAAAATGTAAAAATTGTTACAATTTTGCTGAAGAAGAACTTTGTAATATTTGTACGAATTTAAATAGAAATAAAGGTATAATTTGCGTTGTAGAAATGCCTCAAGATCTGGAAGTTATTGAGGCTACTAAGGAATATGATGGATTTTATTTTGTTCTTCATGGTCATCTTGATCCTTTAAGAAATATTGGACCAGATGAGTTGAATCTTAATAAATTAGAGAATTATATTAAACTGTTAAAAGCAGAAGAAGTAATTATTGCTACTGAATTTAGTATTGAGGGAGATGTAACCGCAAATTATATCAGTAATCTTTTAAAGGACTTAGATATTAATGTTACAAGAATAGCATCTGGTCTTCCTGCTGGGGGTAGTATTAGTAATGCAGATAAAGTGACTACTCTTAGGGCATTACGTTTGAGACTTAAAATGTGA
- a CDS encoding nucleoside-diphosphate kinase, with product MSTLIQKTLCIVKPDGVRRGLIGNVVSRFERVGLKIVAAKMVLVDRKMAEEHYLYDDIAARHGESVWKSLVNFLMSSPVFAFVIEGVESVEVVRKFCGSTEPKMSVPGTIRGDFSYHSFNYANAKNFAVYNVIHSSASLIDANREIPIWFTKDEIFTYKRDDEFEHYY from the coding sequence ATGTCTACATTAATACAAAAAACTTTATGTATTGTTAAACCTGATGGGGTTAGAAGAGGTTTAATTGGTAATGTTGTTTCTAGGTTTGAGAGGGTAGGATTAAAAATTGTGGCTGCTAAAATGGTTTTGGTTGATCGCAAGATGGCCGAAGAACATTATTTGTATGATGATATTGCTGCAAGGCATGGTGAGTCTGTTTGGAAGTCTTTAGTTAATTTTTTAATGAGTTCTCCGGTTTTTGCATTTGTTATTGAAGGTGTTGAATCTGTTGAGGTTGTTAGAAAATTTTGTGGCTCTACAGAGCCTAAGATGTCTGTACCTGGGACAATAAGAGGTGATTTTTCTTATCATAGTTTTAATTATGCAAATGCAAAAAATTTTGCAGTTTATAATGTGATTCATTCTTCTGCAAGTCTTATTGATGCAAATCGTGAAATACCTATCTGGTTTACAAAAGATGAAATTTTTACTTATAAAAGAGATGATGAGTTTGAACATTATTATTAG